The window AAGCGAACGAACGAAATGTGAAATAAGCGTTTTACTGAGGACAGGAGAGTGGAAATCGACTAGAAACTGTAGCTTATTTGCAAGGTTTACCGGTGCATTTCTTATGTCCGCAATTATAACGTTTCTCAATGATGTCGATGTGAATGAAACCTGGTGCTGTTGTAGGATGTAGGCTACGGGGCTAGGCCTACTCTAGGCTTCGCCTAAACGGTCTTTTACCTTCCTGTAGGCTAGGCTTGCCTATGTGTTGAACCTAGGGGCCTCTATTTTATGGGTGTGCTAGAAAATGTCGGTAATTTCTGTTATAACAACGACTCTTTTTAACATAGATCGTGATCTAAATTCCTGCCACAGCAATAATCCAACTCTCATTGCttaattcttttaataaattcttcAAGTTTATTTAATACGGTGCTGATGCCGGAACTAACCCAAACCCGCAAAATTGTAACAAGAATGGAAACACTGGTTAACGCCATTATCATTAATAAAAGCTGTTTGATTTTACTTGGAGTTTCATAACAGCAACCTCACCCTATACTTGTGGGCTTGTGCTGGACTGCTGGTGTCATGCTTAGTTAAATGATACAAGTGACTGTTTTACAGTTGCAAGTAGCCTAGTTTTGTTgcttataaataataatctttGTATGATGGATGTGGTGGATTTGAGTAATATATATACAACAATGAATATCAACTCTCAGCACAAAGACCTCATTCACGACGTGTCTTTTGATTTCTTTGGAAAGAGAATGGCGACGTGCTCGAGCGACCAAAGTGTCAAAATTTGGGATTTAAACGAGAACGAAGAATGGATTTGCACATCTTCGTGGAAAACTCACTCTGCTTCTGTATGGAAAGTCACTTGGGCGCATCCGGAATTTGGACAGGTTTTGGCGACTTGTTCGTTCGATCGAACAGTGGCTGTTTGGGAAGAATCCATCGTCGAAAATGCTTCATCACAGCTCAATCATATCTGgatcaacaaaacaaatctaGTAGACAGCCGAACTTCAGTTAAAGACGTTAAGTTTTCCCCAAAACATCTTGGTCTTCAACTTGCCTCTTGTTCTTCGAATGGAGTTGTCAGAATATACGAAGCGCCAGATCCAATGAATTTAACTCATTGGTCAATGCAACACGAACTCCTGTGCAAGATGTCATGTAGTTGCATATCATGGAATCCATCTACTTATAGATATCATGCTCCAATGCTGGCAGTTGGTTGCGATGATCCCAGTAATTCAACTGGtggaaaagttttcatttttgagTTCAGCTATGCACTGCGTGATtgggtcaaaataaaaattatcatGACAATCACCGACCCTGTGAATAACGTTGCTTTTGCACCAAATATGGGCAAAAAACATCATGTTTTGGCAATTGCTTCAGAAAAACtttatatttacaatttaaacCCAAGACTAAACGGTGAACACAATCAAAGTTCATCCGAACAAAGTGACATAAGTCTCCAGGAGGTGGCGCACTTTGCAGACCACAACTCCAAAGTCACTCGACTTTCGTGGAACGACTTCGGCACAATTTTGCTTTCAACTGGTGATGATGGGAAGGTCTTCCTGTGGATGGCAAATTACATGGACATCTGGAAACAGGTCGGAACAATCAAAAATGATTCCTTGAACCAATTTGAGTTTGAATTAGTGAAAAATGTACCTTCAAGTGGAGAAACATCAGGACAGAAATCAAGCCGAATAAGCTTCAAACGATTCACCCAAACTCGTGGCCCTCCACCAGAAAAACCTTTAGAACCAGTTTATAAGGGGGCTTACTATTGATGCCTGCTAAGCCTTAAGATTATTTTGCCTTCTTCataatattgaaatatttgtaatttgtTCACACAAACAGTCAAGACCACATTTTGGTTTATGGTGCAGTAACGATATTTACAGAATTTGAGTGATATTTCCATCTGTGTATGGTGTTTTGAATATTTAAACAAGATATTTTACAGCCTAAAACTCCcgttttctttaaattatatttattaataCTGTGTAATATTATATGATTATcttatgtttgttttcataatatGCCAGTTCTAGATAGGAATTAGTTCAATGTTCTGTAACTGATTTGttacattttcttgttttcttttttattttaactttgcGTCAATTgcaatgtatatatattaattattgatttcattttttaactattttttttatagatGCAAGTTAGAATTCTATTATTTTCATCGCTTGAGATTAAGTAGACGTCGTGATGTTGTGCACAAATGCATTGCAGTTGTCCTGCTCATATACTGTTCTAATTTTGATGTTTCAAACAACCATTTACTCGTTGTCCgtttttttcaattgtttctCTGTAAACTATATTACACCTGTGTGTATTGATGCCATGTCAGGCATAAAAATTCAATTCTAATTTGACATTACACAGGAagaatttttattacaaatttaaagCTTTTGTCCATAACTATTGGGAATAAGATGGACATTGGAcaactgtttttaaaaaaaagttaaagtagGCCATGAAGAGAATATTTATCATGATACCAAAGTTGAAAAAGGATGTTGCCTGAAATCATGTTTCATTAATTGGTCATTGTtccatttaaaatattttgtttgcaagtgattcaaaatgtttgcagAATGCCATTTAGTTTAATTATGTTTTCTATTTTCGTTTTTGTCACTGTTTAAGTTAGTATGGACATGATCTCTGCAGTTTCATTTGATATTAAACTCCAACTGTTTCTATTTCAGTGATTTGTTTCTCATTCAGGTTTGTAGTCGCTTTGGTTTACTCGATAAACTGTTCTCTTGTACAAAATGGGTGATTCTTACGTGAATAATACTTACACTGCCATGAGGATCAACTCTCAGCACAAAGACCTCATTCACGACGTGTCTTTTGATTTCTTTGGAAAGAGAATGGCAACGTGCTCGAGCGACCAAAGTGTCAAAGTTTGGGATTTAAACGAGAACGAGGAATGGATTTGCACATCTTCGTGGAAAACTCACTCTGCTTCTGTATGGAAAGTCACTTGGGCGCATCCGGAATTTGGACAGGTTTTGGCGACTTGTTCGTTCGATCGAACAGTGGCTGTTTGGGAAGAATCCATCGTCGAAAATGCTTCATCACAGCTAAATCATATCTGgatcaacaaaacaaatctaGTAGACAGCCGAACTTCAGTTAAAGACGTTAAGTTTTCCCCAAAGCATCTTGGTCTTCAACTTGCCTCTTGTTCTTCAAATGGAGTTGTCAGAATATACGAAGCGCCAGATCCAATGAATTTAACTCATTGGTCAATGCAGCACGAACTCCTGTGCAAGATGTCATGTAGTTGCATATCATGGAATCCATCTACTTATAGATATCATGCTCCAATGCTGGCAGTTGGTTGCGATGATCCCAGTAATTCAACTGGtggaaaagttttcatttttgaatATAATGACACCGAGCGAGATTGGGTCAAAGTTCAAATGATCATGAAAATCACTGACCCTGTGAATGACGTTGCTTTTGCACCAAATATGGGCAAAAAACATCATGTTTTGGCAATTGCTTCCAAAGATGTCCACATTTATAACTTAAACCCTGTCTCTGACGACCTTAACAATCAAAATTCAGCGGAACAGAGTGACTTGACTCTCCAGGAGGTGGCGCACTTCACAGACCACAACTCCAAAGTCACTCGACTTTCGTGGAACGACTTTGGCACAATTTTGCTTTCCACTGGTGATGATGGAAAGGTCTTCCTGTGGATGGCAAATTACATGGACATCTGGAAACGGATCGGTATTGTCAAGGGCAAAGCTTCTGGGGGTTCCTCAATGAATCACCACTCCGGTTTTGAGATTTCATCCCATAGAAATCAGCAGTACAATGGCAGAACCACATCACACGGCACGTCATCCCCGCGTCGTTGAGACGTAAATCATAGACTGTTGGATTACTTGCCACCGTTTCCATGCTGTCATGTTCCCGCTACAGACTTAGCTGTGACAgctcaaaagaaatttttgtgtgttttgaaACCGTATGTGCTCTTTTGCCAAAGACATTACGTACATGTCTACCTAACTGGCCATAAATTTTCGTTTATATCAGGTGCATCAAAGTCTTAGTTGCGAGCAATGGTTTGAATCTCTATTTTTAAAGCTATTATGAACTGAATCATCACATTGCACTGGATTTTCTATGTTGGACGCAGTCTCACGTAACTATTTTCTGCCTTAAATGCTCCAAAACTTTTTACTTGAAGTATGGGACGAGTTGTTGTAATGAAGAGTTGAAAGTTTGAACTTACCAAAGTTTCATTGAGTCAATTTACTTTTGTAGTTTTATGACGACGAAACTGAAGTTTGCTTAATAATAAATTGAGATTTATATACTTCATGCGAGCTTTGTTCTTATACcacagcggttcccaaacttttttgagcgcgacccaaATCCGAGTTTGGTGAACATCTCACGGCCCAAGCTCCAGTATTTTAACACGAACTGGTTTAACGATTGTATGGATGATTTTTTGTATTAGTTTAAATTGCTAAGTTCGTTTGCAATGTTAGCAATCTACTCTTTTCTCAAGTAGCTATGGGCCTACGCTACAGACATACATAGCAGGGGTAATTTGATCCATTCACTATGGAGTATGgaacaatgtattttattacaaacgTAGGTTTGCATCGCCTTGGTGCGACCCATTCTTTGACTCTTCGCAACCCAtactttgggaaccactgttaTACCACATACAAAAGCGGCATTTTAACCGGCgaaaagcttttgtttttgtataatgGAGAAACATGGAAGCCAGGATAATCATAAACGTTTGATTATTTTGGGGAATATTTTGTGCGCCTGCTTCCTAAAAATTGTTAAtggatttttgtgttttgttttactaATCAAGTATCAAATAAAATGGTGTCATGTTTTCTTAAAGATCTTAGTGCTTGGTGTAGTTCGTTATTCGATAAAATCTGTTTTATTTCAGGAATTAGCCAATCATCGCTCAGGATTTTTGCCAAATACCTCGGTTATTCCAGAATTGCAGCTCTTTGATGCAATCCTTATATGGGAAGCCCACGTGAGTGTTTCTTGAAAAGGATGAAAGGAGATATTTCTTGCATTCGTTGTTTATTGAAGAAAGAGTATTTTTGTGATTAGAATCACCCAGACAGAAAGGATTCTGCTTTAAAACTTCTCAAATGTGTTCATTACCAGAAGATTCCGCAATCAACATTGTCTGGATATGTGCTGACTCATGATATTGTTAACAAGGACAAAGAACTGCTGTGTAAGCAACACAACCTTGGCGGTGAATCGCAATTTGCATTGTCCACCCTACATCAAGCAAGATTTATTCCATAGAAATCTCAATTACATGTTTCCAGGTATCATTGAGTCAATCCTCGGAGTCGACAAGAAGCGCATTCTTCGTAGGTTGAAGGAAAAACATAATCCTTCCACCCATCAGCTAGCCGGCGGTGACCATGGCGACGGCGTCGCTGTTACTCGTCCGGCAGTTTTGGTCACTGGAGGGAGACTGTATGACCAGCTCACAGCCCAGGTAAGATGAACGAGGTTACAACTTTATCGGCGGTTTTTGGGTAGTTTGctgatattttttcaaattatcaGAATTATTTTCAGGACAATATATCTGCATTGTATGTATAATCCACGTGTGGCGTCTAGTTCATGTTTTTAAACGCTGATTTTAAGATCCAAGAACTTAATCCAAAAGACGGAAGTTGGAAGGAAATCACACGGATGCCCGTGACGCTTTCCCACCACTCGGTGGCGGTGAAGAACAACGTCTTGTACGTGGCGGGCGGAGAGGACACGGCGATGGCCGGAGTGAGAGCTCTAACGTCGATGTGGAGTTACGACCCGTCAAAGAACGAATGGGAAACTCTGCCCGACATGCTCCACggcaggttggattttttatcaaattaccGTCGACGACTCGTTGTCACTTGACAGTGTGGTGTCAAGTAGAGTCGTTGATGCTGCTGTATTAGAATACCCTCACAGTGAACAAAGTCTTTTACGGACTTAAACTTATCTT of the Clavelina lepadiformis chromosome 7, kaClaLepa1.1, whole genome shotgun sequence genome contains:
- the LOC143464899 gene encoding nucleoporin SEH1-like; this encodes MGDSYVNNTYTAMRINSQHKDLIHDVSFDFFGKRMATCSSDQSVKVWDLNENEEWICTSSWKTHSASVWKVTWAHPEFGQVLATCSFDRTVAVWEESIVENASSQLNHIWINKTNLVDSRTSVKDVKFSPKHLGLQLASCSSNGVVRIYEAPDPMNLTHWSMQHELLCKMSCSCISWNPSTYRYHAPMLAVGCDDPSNSTGGKVFIFEYNDTERDWVKVQMIMKITDPVNDVAFAPNMGKKHHVLAIASKDVHIYNLNPVSDDLNNQNSAEQSDLTLQEVAHFTDHNSKVTRLSWNDFGTILLSTGDDGKVFLWMANYMDIWKRIGIVKGKASGGSSMNHHSGFEISSHRNQQYNGRTTSHGTSSPRR